From one Geoalkalibacter halelectricus genomic stretch:
- a CDS encoding DUF4212 domain-containing protein, with amino-acid sequence MDKSGKAYWHAVLKLVAIILSIWALVSYGFGILFASALNNIHIGGYPMGFWWAQQGSMYVFIALIFIYAKLMGNLDKKFDVHEQ; translated from the coding sequence ATGGACAAAAGCGGAAAAGCATATTGGCATGCGGTATTGAAACTGGTGGCCATAATTCTGAGCATTTGGGCGCTGGTTTCCTACGGCTTCGGCATTCTTTTCGCCTCGGCCCTCAACAACATCCACATCGGCGGCTACCCCATGGGCTTCTGGTGGGCGCAGCAAGGCTCCATGTATGTATTCATTGCCCTGATTTTCATCTACGCCAAGCTGATGGGAAATCTCGACAAAAAATTCGACGTTCACGAGCAATAA
- a CDS encoding DUF294 nucleotidyltransferase-like domain-containing protein — MSNNSIGEEGFFFLRAETLCRGPVVTCEPEATVVEVAVKMGEHGLSGLVVTEGEAPVGIVSTRDLRDLIARTGGQLGDCRAREIMEADLVTVRPRDYLYDVLFKMAKHSIHRILVVDDQGRLFGIITDTDLLSLQTRSPLYLTREIESATSVAQLRGINQRILETIGSASRWGADTKSLVQLICHFNDAFTLRAIALMEAEEGIRLPEGAAYLVLGSEGRGEQTLRTDQDSAMVYADDFPRDRMPQLRSFAERLVDALEEVGIPRCPGNTLASNPEWCHSLSGWRRRLEQWISEPQPESMVNFSMFQDFRALHGDPRLEQDLHDHVFACVQRNGLYLPYMARHIERFGAPLGMFGRIRVERRGEHRGSVDIKKSGSFALTEGVSLLALEVGVFSGTTWDKVDQLARRGVVSVRDAQILSESFTYLMRLRLEKQLRALAEAREPDNHINPELMSPRDRERLRDALRGVNLLMKILRVRYKLDSIAR, encoded by the coding sequence ATGTCGAACAATTCCATCGGCGAAGAAGGTTTTTTCTTCCTTCGTGCCGAAACTCTCTGCCGGGGCCCGGTTGTCACCTGCGAACCCGAGGCGACGGTCGTGGAGGTCGCCGTCAAGATGGGTGAGCATGGTCTGTCCGGTCTGGTCGTGACCGAGGGCGAGGCGCCGGTCGGCATCGTTTCCACCCGGGACCTTCGCGATCTGATTGCACGGACCGGTGGTCAACTGGGGGATTGTCGGGCCAGGGAGATCATGGAGGCCGATCTGGTCACGGTTCGGCCCAGGGATTATCTCTATGATGTGCTGTTTAAAATGGCCAAGCACAGCATTCACCGCATCCTGGTCGTCGACGACCAGGGAAGGCTCTTCGGCATCATCACCGATACGGACCTGCTCAGCCTGCAAACCCGCAGTCCGCTCTACCTGACGCGCGAGATCGAATCCGCGACCTCCGTCGCGCAACTGCGGGGAATCAACCAGCGCATTCTTGAAACCATCGGCAGTGCCTCGCGCTGGGGCGCGGACACCAAAAGCCTGGTGCAGCTCATCTGTCACTTCAATGATGCCTTCACTCTGCGCGCTATTGCCCTGATGGAAGCGGAGGAAGGTATTCGACTTCCCGAGGGCGCCGCCTATCTGGTGCTCGGCAGCGAGGGGCGCGGCGAGCAGACCCTGCGCACCGATCAGGACAGCGCCATGGTTTACGCGGATGACTTCCCGCGCGACCGCATGCCGCAGCTTAGATCCTTTGCCGAGCGCCTGGTGGATGCCCTTGAGGAGGTCGGCATTCCCCGGTGCCCCGGAAACACCCTCGCCAGTAATCCCGAATGGTGCCACAGCCTCTCCGGATGGAGGCGCCGCCTGGAGCAGTGGATTTCCGAGCCGCAGCCTGAAAGCATGGTCAATTTCAGCATGTTTCAGGATTTTCGCGCTCTTCATGGCGATCCCCGCCTGGAGCAGGATCTGCACGACCACGTCTTTGCCTGCGTTCAGCGCAACGGTCTCTACCTTCCCTACATGGCGCGGCATATCGAGCGCTTCGGCGCGCCCCTCGGCATGTTCGGACGCATCCGCGTCGAGCGTCGCGGTGAGCACCGCGGCAGCGTCGACATCAAGAAATCGGGGAGTTTCGCCCTGACGGAGGGCGTAAGTCTGTTGGCGCTGGAGGTCGGGGTTTTCAGCGGCACGACCTGGGATAAGGTCGACCAACTCGCCAGGCGCGGAGTTGTCTCGGTCCGGGATGCGCAAATTCTCAGCGAATCCTTCACTTACTTGATGCGGCTGCGGCTCGAGAAGCAGTTGCGGGCCCTGGCCGAGGCTCGTGAGCCCGATAATCATATCAACCCCGAGTTGATGAGCCCCAGGGATCGCGAGCGCCTGAGAGACGCCCTGAGAGGCGTCAATCTGCTGATGAAGATCCTCAGGGTTCGCTATAAGCTCGATTCCATCGCGCGCTAG
- a CDS encoding IclR family transcriptional regulator, with protein sequence MPAREKESYSIRSVDNALALLEALSEEDEELSLSRLSERMGLNKASVFRLLATFERRGYVERRQGSRDYQLGPSAYEIGQKLLSRMGLLRKARPVMEKLVRECDEAAYLVVRRSDDALFLDMVDNLQQVKVVSLVGRRLPLESCAAGKIFLAFDDNIEQDLKDKLTKEERESIRRQGFAGDCHGIGEGGSCIAVPLFDAAAEVAGVLALVGPEFRMPSERIEKQLLPALKNAGETICSKLGYLGYALKQTH encoded by the coding sequence GTGCCGGCCAGAGAAAAGGAAAGCTACAGCATTCGATCGGTGGACAACGCCCTGGCCTTGCTCGAAGCCCTCAGTGAAGAGGACGAGGAACTCAGCCTATCACGGCTGAGCGAGCGCATGGGACTGAACAAGGCCAGCGTTTTCCGACTGCTGGCCACTTTCGAGCGCAGGGGCTATGTCGAGCGCCGTCAGGGCTCGCGCGATTATCAGCTTGGCCCCTCGGCCTACGAGATCGGCCAGAAGCTGCTCTCGCGCATGGGCCTGCTGCGCAAGGCCCGGCCTGTCATGGAAAAGCTGGTGCGGGAGTGCGACGAAGCAGCCTACCTGGTTGTGCGTCGCAGCGACGATGCCCTGTTTCTTGACATGGTTGACAACCTGCAACAAGTCAAGGTCGTCTCACTGGTCGGACGCCGTTTGCCGCTGGAGAGTTGCGCGGCGGGAAAAATCTTCCTGGCCTTTGACGACAACATTGAACAGGACCTGAAGGACAAACTCACCAAGGAAGAACGGGAGAGCATCAGGCGCCAGGGGTTTGCAGGAGACTGCCACGGAATCGGCGAGGGCGGCTCGTGCATCGCGGTGCCGCTGTTTGATGCCGCCGCCGAAGTGGCGGGCGTTCTGGCTCTGGTGGGACCGGAATTTCGCATGCCGTCGGAACGGATTGAAAAGCAGCTTCTTCCCGCGCTCAAAAACGCAGGCGAAACCATTTGCTCGAAACTTGGTTACCTAGGCTACGCCCTGAAGCAAACCCACTGA
- a CDS encoding uracil-DNA glycosylase family protein gives MRLWDIQRRLAADLDRLVFADPVRHVYNPLGYADAAHREYLERYGAQPKEVVFLGMNPGPWGMAQTGVPFGEVTLVRDWLGIERPVARPAFEHPKKPVTGFACRRSEVSGRRLWGLFREIFGTPENFFRRYFVLNYCPLLFLEESGRNRTPDQLPVAEREALMRLCDEALRATLDCLGTRHLIGVGGYAAQRAGEALAGSGIKVGRILHPSPASPAANRDWAGQARVQLAAQGVILEAG, from the coding sequence ATGAGGTTATGGGACATTCAGCGGCGTTTGGCCGCGGATCTGGATCGTCTGGTCTTTGCTGATCCGGTGCGCCACGTCTACAATCCGCTTGGTTATGCCGATGCCGCGCATCGCGAATACCTCGAACGCTATGGCGCGCAACCCAAGGAAGTGGTTTTTCTCGGCATGAATCCCGGCCCCTGGGGAATGGCGCAGACGGGTGTGCCTTTTGGCGAGGTGACCCTGGTGCGCGATTGGCTCGGTATCGAGAGACCGGTCGCGCGCCCGGCCTTCGAGCATCCCAAAAAACCCGTCACGGGTTTTGCTTGTCGACGCAGCGAAGTCAGCGGTCGGCGTCTGTGGGGCTTGTTTCGTGAGATTTTCGGCACACCGGAGAACTTTTTTCGCCGCTATTTCGTTTTGAATTACTGCCCCTTGTTGTTTCTGGAGGAAAGCGGTCGCAATCGCACTCCCGATCAATTGCCGGTGGCGGAGCGCGAGGCCTTGATGCGGTTGTGCGACGAGGCCCTGCGCGCCACTCTCGATTGTCTGGGCACCCGGCACCTGATCGGCGTCGGCGGGTATGCGGCGCAACGGGCCGGAGAAGCCTTGGCCGGCAGCGGCATCAAGGTCGGGCGCATTTTGCATCCCAGCCCCGCCAGCCCCGCCGCCAATCGCGATTGGGCCGGGCAGGCGCGTGTGCAACTGGCCGCCCAAGGGGTGATTCTCGAGGCCGGCTGA
- a CDS encoding ferritin family protein, with protein sequence MSQNKGKVCYTYEAALEKAVQMENDGFRNYLKAMRKLKDKQARMILKDAALDELEHKHALERALVEGTIEGEHSMDRPVSTMNLDYVLHQKELSPDADARQALAYAIHLEKNAIDFYQKMMQGCEGAPMAKLFEKLHNDETRHLQELEDMYERHFMAEN encoded by the coding sequence ATGAGTCAGAATAAAGGCAAGGTTTGCTATACCTACGAGGCCGCCCTGGAAAAAGCGGTGCAAATGGAGAACGACGGCTTTCGCAACTACCTCAAGGCCATGCGCAAGCTCAAGGACAAGCAGGCCCGCATGATTCTCAAGGACGCCGCCCTCGATGAGCTTGAGCATAAGCATGCCCTGGAGCGCGCCCTGGTTGAAGGGACCATCGAAGGCGAGCACTCCATGGATCGGCCGGTGTCGACCATGAACCTCGACTATGTCCTGCATCAGAAGGAACTCAGCCCTGACGCCGATGCGCGTCAAGCCTTGGCCTATGCCATTCACCTGGAAAAGAACGCCATTGATTTTTACCAGAAGATGATGCAGGGCTGCGAAGGGGCGCCCATGGCCAAATTGTTCGAGAAATTGCACAACGACGAGACCCGCCATCTGCAAGAATTAGAGGATATGTACGAGCGCCATTTTATGGCCGAAAACTGA
- the recC gene encoding exodeoxyribonuclease V subunit gamma yields MSGFHLFLSNRLELLFEELAEVLSTAPAAVLTPEVILVQSRGMQRWLSLRLAERFGAWANDQGSFPFPNAFMRQCFRAVLPGLPDKSRFEPAPLTWSILACLPTLLARPEFAPVRAYLGAAPDPLKSYQFARRLADLFDQYTVYRPDLLRTWDRGLETADQAWQAHLWRELNAAADGPHKAAMLHDFLAAARSSPEAAAHLPHRVAVFGIPAMPPMHLAVLEALALHLDVNLFLLNPSREYWGDIISAREAAKRKKQLSFDDLLDTDLYLGSGHPLLASLGGLGRDFFRLLLDRVEFEEHLCFSDPQDDTLLHCLQSDILLLRHRPDGNAPVLNLDPGDNSVQVHSCHGPLREMEVLQDQLLALFERHPDLMPNDVLVMLPDVEAYAPYIGAVFGAENQGVPRIAFRIADRGLRAQSPVVETFLKLPALVGSRFGVSQVLDILENPAVYRRFGLSLADLDQIRDWIRQTRIRWGIDGADRQRQDLPAYAESTWRAGLERLLLGYALPEDAGLFAEIFPHAVATGDQARVLGCFMDFTTALFDLAAGLAAPRSPQDWARCFEDVLEGFFTGDQGDPAFEDLRQALRQFRETARLAEFDAPLPLEVARAHLSALLEERGTAQGFLAGGVTFCALLPMRSIPFRVIVLSGMNDGAFPRAERPPGFDLMAHNPQPGDRSLRREDRYLFLEALVSARDYFILTYVGQNARDNSTAPPSVLVSELLDCIAAGFLVPEGQVFDHLVRRHHLQAFHPAYFGEDQRLFSYSRANRDALAARLGATHCAAVFSPVALPAPEDEITEVEVQALIRFVRHPQRYFLEERLGMCLPEQEEALEERETLVLEGLERYQLMMALIDEHLSGRADPGAYHRYRARALLPPGTPGEAAFAEADRAARAFVERLRPWRAAAASFLEVDVDLGAARLCGRLVLGGVNGPLRYRYARLKARDRLAAWIAHLAVCAQRGETCHTLLIGSEEICRFAGIAADQAQAWLRDVLELYARGQCRALHFFPESGAAFAAKVRAEQPVESALEAARKVWHGSEQRRGESDDPWLRYSLRGAEPFTEEFCRLTLRIYAPLLSGLEEVRA; encoded by the coding sequence ATGAGCGGATTTCATTTGTTCCTCAGCAACCGGCTGGAATTGCTGTTCGAGGAATTGGCCGAAGTGCTGAGTACCGCGCCCGCCGCGGTGCTGACGCCGGAGGTTATCCTGGTCCAGAGCCGCGGCATGCAGCGCTGGCTGTCCCTGCGGCTGGCCGAGCGCTTCGGTGCCTGGGCCAACGACCAAGGCAGCTTTCCCTTTCCCAACGCCTTCATGCGCCAGTGTTTTCGTGCCGTTCTGCCCGGCCTGCCGGACAAGTCCCGGTTCGAGCCCGCGCCCCTGACCTGGAGCATCCTCGCGTGTTTGCCCACCCTGCTCGCGCGCCCCGAATTCGCCCCGGTGCGCGCCTACCTCGGCGCCGCGCCCGACCCGCTGAAGTCTTATCAGTTTGCCCGACGGCTTGCTGATTTGTTCGACCAATACACGGTCTATCGCCCCGATCTGCTGCGCACCTGGGATCGGGGTCTGGAAACCGCCGACCAGGCCTGGCAGGCCCACTTGTGGCGCGAGCTGAACGCGGCTGCGGATGGGCCGCACAAGGCGGCCATGCTGCACGATTTTCTCGCGGCGGCCCGATCCTCCCCGGAAGCCGCCGCGCACTTGCCCCACCGCGTGGCGGTCTTCGGCATTCCCGCCATGCCGCCCATGCACCTGGCGGTCCTCGAAGCGCTCGCGCTGCATCTCGACGTCAATCTGTTTCTACTCAACCCCTCGCGCGAATACTGGGGCGACATCATCTCGGCGCGCGAAGCCGCCAAGCGTAAGAAGCAACTCAGCTTCGATGATCTTCTCGACACCGACCTGTACCTGGGCAGCGGCCATCCCCTGCTCGCTTCCCTGGGGGGACTGGGGCGGGATTTCTTCCGGCTGCTCCTCGACCGGGTGGAATTTGAGGAACATCTGTGTTTCAGCGATCCCCAGGATGACACCCTGCTGCACTGCCTGCAAAGCGACATCCTGCTGTTGCGTCACCGACCCGATGGCAATGCGCCGGTCCTGAACCTGGACCCCGGGGACAACTCGGTGCAGGTGCACTCCTGCCATGGTCCCTTGCGCGAGATGGAAGTTCTACAGGATCAACTGCTTGCCCTCTTTGAGCGCCACCCCGACCTGATGCCCAACGACGTGTTGGTCATGCTTCCCGACGTCGAAGCCTACGCTCCATATATTGGTGCCGTTTTCGGGGCCGAGAACCAAGGGGTGCCGCGCATTGCCTTTCGCATCGCCGACCGCGGATTGCGCGCCCAGAGCCCGGTGGTGGAAACCTTCCTCAAGCTGCCGGCCCTGGTCGGCAGCCGGTTCGGCGTCTCCCAGGTTCTCGACATTCTGGAAAATCCCGCGGTTTACCGGCGCTTTGGCTTGTCCCTTGCCGATCTGGACCAAATTCGGGACTGGATCCGCCAGACCCGCATCCGCTGGGGCATCGACGGCGCCGACCGGCAGCGCCAAGATCTGCCCGCCTACGCGGAGAGCACCTGGCGCGCCGGACTCGAACGGCTATTGCTCGGCTATGCCCTGCCCGAGGACGCCGGTCTGTTCGCCGAGATCTTTCCCCACGCCGTGGCGACTGGGGACCAGGCGCGCGTGCTGGGCTGTTTCATGGATTTCACCACGGCGCTTTTCGATTTGGCCGCCGGCCTGGCGGCGCCGCGCTCGCCCCAGGATTGGGCGCGGTGTTTCGAGGACGTTCTGGAGGGGTTTTTCACCGGCGATCAGGGCGATCCGGCGTTCGAGGATCTTCGCCAGGCCTTGCGCCAATTTCGCGAAACCGCGCGGTTGGCCGAATTCGACGCGCCTTTGCCCCTGGAGGTGGCGCGCGCTCATCTCAGCGCACTGCTGGAAGAGCGCGGCACCGCCCAAGGTTTTCTCGCCGGGGGCGTGACCTTTTGCGCCCTGCTGCCCATGCGCAGCATTCCTTTTCGCGTGATCGTGCTCTCCGGTATGAACGACGGCGCTTTTCCCCGCGCCGAGCGCCCGCCCGGATTCGATCTCATGGCCCACAATCCCCAGCCGGGCGACCGCTCCCTGCGCCGCGAGGATCGCTACCTGTTCCTGGAGGCCCTGGTCTCGGCGCGTGACTATTTCATCCTCACCTACGTCGGGCAAAACGCCCGCGACAACAGCACTGCGCCGCCTTCGGTGCTGGTGAGCGAATTGCTCGACTGCATCGCCGCCGGCTTTCTGGTGCCCGAGGGCCAGGTGTTCGATCACCTGGTGCGCAGGCATCACCTGCAGGCCTTTCACCCGGCGTACTTCGGCGAGGATCAACGCCTGTTCAGCTATTCGCGCGCCAACCGTGATGCTCTGGCGGCGCGCCTAGGCGCCACGCACTGCGCCGCGGTTTTCTCACCGGTCGCTCTGCCGGCGCCTGAGGATGAAATCACCGAGGTTGAAGTACAGGCCCTGATCCGTTTTGTGCGCCATCCGCAGCGGTATTTTCTCGAAGAGCGGCTCGGCATGTGCCTGCCCGAGCAGGAAGAGGCTCTGGAAGAGCGCGAAACTCTGGTCCTGGAGGGGCTCGAGCGCTATCAATTGATGATGGCGCTCATCGATGAACACCTCAGCGGCCGCGCCGACCCCGGTGCCTACCATCGCTACCGCGCCCGTGCCCTGTTGCCGCCCGGGACGCCCGGCGAGGCTGCCTTCGCCGAAGCCGACCGCGCGGCGCGCGCCTTCGTCGAACGCCTCAGGCCCTGGCGCGCTGCCGCCGCGTCGTTCTTGGAGGTGGATGTGGATCTCGGTGCCGCCCGGTTGTGCGGACGTCTCGTCCTGGGCGGCGTCAACGGCCCCTTGCGCTACCGTTACGCGCGTCTCAAGGCCCGCGATCGGCTCGCCGCCTGGATCGCTCATCTGGCGGTGTGCGCGCAGCGCGGCGAGACTTGCCACACCTTGCTCATCGGCAGCGAAGAGATCTGCCGTTTCGCGGGAATCGCAGCGGATCAGGCGCAAGCCTGGCTTAGGGATGTGCTGGAACTTTACGCGCGCGGACAGTGCCGGGCGCTGCACTTTTTCCCCGAATCCGGCGCGGCTTTTGCCGCCAAGGTGCGCGCCGAGCAGCCCGTGGAGAGCGCCCTGGAGGCGGCGCGCAAGGTCTGGCACGGCAGCGAGCAACGGCGCGGGGAGAGCGACGATCCCTGGCTGCGCTACAGCCTGCGCGGCGCCGAGCCCTTCACCGAGGAGTTTTGCCGTCTGACCCTGCGGATCTATGCGCCCTTGCTCAGCGGGCTCGAGGAGGTGAGGGCATGA
- the recB gene encoding exodeoxyribonuclease V subunit beta has product MNIPAREFDLIQAPLAGRNLIEASAGTGKTYAIAGIYLRLVVEAGLGVEQILVVTFTEAATEELRDRLRERLRGALAVFCGAPSEDPLLCALHAASSDRRRDAQRLRDALTCFDEAAIFTIHGFCHRTLQEKVFESGGLFETELVTEQDDLLRDTVEDFWRRHFIQAEPRWLGWSQSRGAHPAGLWAFVKDQGKAADLRVIPAASPVEDAELVEELDSAFAAAGEAWSRWREDVLELLLTSPALNRNTYRTASIPAWGEQLSNWFAAGEALAPLDILERFTTAKLAASLKKNQTAPQHPFFDLCDALSSARAALEEVWGRRLMALKGELLDWLRQELPRRKRRLNLRAFDDLLLDLRAALQREGGAELARELRRRYPAALIDEFQDTDPVQYAIFRAIYPSGDNLVCLIGDPKQAIYSFRGADIFAYLAAAGEVENRYTLKTNWRSDAPLVRAVNRVFSRCPRPFVFDEIAYSEVDHAPGRDASTLLLDGRPAGAALRLWFMERGGEKKLTVQRAVPQLAEAVAGEIARLLDLAAQGRLTLEGRPVRPGDMAVLVRANYQARLVQQALRARRIPSVLYSSESLFAAPEMAELHLVLTAVADPAGDAALRAALGTQLLGYDAAGLEAATLDEARWDALCERFIEYHELWASRGFIAMTGALLGREQIRARLLAHDDGERRLTNLLHGIEVLHQAAVENRLGMDGLLTWLGTRLVEKPVRDVYQLRLETDEDAVKLVTIHRSKGLEYPIVFCPFNWKGASLGKGQEVRFHDPAARRALTLDLGSPTWDEHKRLAEQELLAENLRLLYVALTRARNHCTLVWGAFNQGESSALAYLFHQPPDTEGASLFPDQLGVHVQTLDDDALRADLRALEGEAGADLEVATLPAPGAHLWQPADQDRGEPRCRTFQGRIAADWRIASFSSLTAKRGESIDMPDRDVAVVTADEALLPVRPPFTDILDFPRGARAGSCLHEIFEEIDFGATAAPWARDLVGRKLHLYGFDAQWTAAVHAMVARVLETPLPGAFGPLRLAEIPRVERLAELEFHFPVTRLTAPGLSEILARHLAPAAAAAPDLSPAPLDFTTLHGYVKGYIDLVFCHDGRYYILDWKSNYLGPQRGDYRRPSLTRAMVRDAYVLQYHLYSLALHRWLRARLPGYDYETHFGGVFYLFVRGIGAPGGEGCGIYHDRPARRLILDLDGFLGGAP; this is encoded by the coding sequence ATGAACATCCCGGCGCGGGAATTCGATCTCATCCAAGCCCCCCTTGCGGGACGCAACCTCATCGAAGCCAGCGCGGGAACGGGCAAGACCTACGCCATTGCCGGAATCTACCTGCGGCTGGTGGTCGAGGCTGGCCTGGGCGTCGAGCAGATCCTGGTCGTCACCTTCACCGAGGCGGCCACCGAGGAGTTGCGCGACCGCTTGCGCGAGCGTCTGCGCGGTGCCCTGGCGGTGTTTTGCGGCGCGCCGAGTGAAGACCCGCTGCTGTGCGCCCTGCATGCCGCCAGCTCCGATCGCCGCCGTGATGCCCAGCGGCTGCGCGACGCTCTGACCTGTTTTGACGAGGCGGCCATTTTCACCATTCACGGTTTCTGCCATCGTACCCTGCAGGAGAAGGTGTTTGAAAGCGGCGGCCTGTTCGAAACCGAACTGGTGACCGAGCAGGACGATCTGCTGCGCGACACCGTCGAGGACTTCTGGCGGCGTCATTTCATCCAGGCCGAGCCCCGCTGGCTGGGCTGGTCGCAGAGTCGGGGCGCGCATCCCGCCGGATTGTGGGCCTTCGTCAAGGATCAGGGCAAGGCGGCCGACCTGCGGGTGATCCCAGCCGCCTCGCCGGTGGAGGACGCGGAACTGGTGGAGGAACTCGATTCGGCCTTCGCCGCTGCGGGCGAAGCCTGGTCGCGCTGGCGCGAGGACGTTCTGGAGCTGTTGCTGACCAGTCCGGCCCTGAACCGCAACACCTATCGCACCGCAAGCATTCCCGCCTGGGGAGAGCAGCTTTCCAACTGGTTCGCCGCGGGCGAGGCCCTGGCGCCGCTCGATATCCTGGAGCGCTTCACCACCGCCAAGCTCGCCGCGTCGCTGAAGAAAAACCAGACGGCGCCCCAGCATCCCTTCTTTGATCTGTGCGACGCGTTGTCCAGCGCCCGCGCGGCTCTGGAAGAAGTCTGGGGTAGGCGGCTGATGGCGCTCAAGGGCGAGCTGCTGGACTGGCTGCGCCAGGAATTGCCGCGGCGCAAGCGGCGCCTGAATCTGCGCGCCTTCGATGATCTGCTGCTTGACCTGCGCGCGGCCTTGCAGCGCGAGGGCGGGGCGGAACTGGCCCGGGAGCTGCGGCGGCGCTATCCGGCGGCGCTCATCGATGAATTCCAGGACACCGACCCGGTACAATACGCCATTTTCCGCGCCATTTATCCCAGCGGCGATAATCTGGTGTGCCTCATCGGCGATCCCAAGCAGGCGATCTACAGTTTTCGCGGCGCCGACATCTTCGCCTACCTGGCGGCCGCCGGCGAGGTGGAGAATCGCTACACCCTCAAGACCAACTGGCGCTCCGACGCGCCCCTGGTGCGGGCGGTGAACCGTGTTTTCAGCCGCTGTCCGCGCCCCTTCGTGTTTGATGAAATCGCTTATTCCGAAGTCGATCACGCGCCCGGGCGCGACGCATCGACCCTGCTGCTGGACGGGCGGCCCGCCGGCGCGGCCCTGCGTCTGTGGTTCATGGAGCGCGGCGGCGAAAAAAAACTGACCGTCCAACGCGCCGTGCCCCAACTGGCCGAAGCGGTGGCCGGCGAGATCGCGCGGCTGCTTGATCTCGCCGCCCAGGGGCGCCTGACCCTGGAGGGCCGGCCGGTGAGGCCGGGGGATATGGCAGTGCTGGTGCGCGCCAATTACCAGGCGCGCCTGGTTCAGCAGGCCCTGCGCGCGCGGCGGATTCCAAGTGTCCTGTACAGCAGTGAAAGCCTCTTTGCGGCACCCGAGATGGCCGAGCTGCACCTGGTTTTAACGGCGGTCGCCGATCCCGCCGGGGATGCCGCCCTGCGCGCCGCCCTCGGCACTCAACTGCTCGGGTACGACGCCGCCGGCCTGGAGGCTGCGACTCTCGACGAAGCGCGCTGGGATGCACTGTGCGAACGGTTCATCGAGTACCATGAACTCTGGGCGTCGCGCGGCTTCATCGCCATGACCGGCGCTCTGCTCGGACGCGAACAGATTCGCGCCCGGCTGCTGGCCCACGACGACGGCGAACGGCGGCTGACCAATCTGCTGCACGGCATCGAGGTGCTTCACCAGGCGGCGGTGGAGAACCGTCTGGGCATGGACGGCCTGCTGACCTGGCTGGGTACGCGCCTGGTCGAAAAGCCCGTGCGCGACGTCTATCAATTGCGCCTGGAAACGGATGAAGACGCCGTCAAGCTGGTCACCATCCACCGCAGCAAGGGGCTGGAATATCCCATCGTGTTCTGTCCCTTCAACTGGAAGGGGGCATCCCTGGGCAAAGGGCAGGAGGTGCGCTTTCATGATCCCGCCGCGCGGCGCGCCCTGACCCTCGATCTCGGCTCACCAACCTGGGACGAGCATAAGCGACTGGCCGAGCAGGAGCTGCTGGCGGAGAATTTGCGGCTGCTTTATGTCGCCCTGACGCGCGCCCGCAACCACTGCACCCTGGTGTGGGGCGCCTTCAACCAGGGCGAATCCTCGGCGCTTGCCTACCTGTTTCACCAGCCCCCCGACACCGAGGGCGCAAGCCTGTTTCCGGATCAACTCGGCGTTCACGTCCAGACTCTCGATGATGACGCCCTGCGGGCGGATCTCAGGGCGCTGGAAGGCGAAGCCGGCGCAGACTTAGAAGTGGCGACCCTGCCCGCGCCGGGCGCGCACCTCTGGCAACCTGCGGATCAGGATCGGGGTGAACCGCGTTGTCGAACCTTCCAGGGACGCATCGCCGCCGACTGGCGCATTGCCAGCTTTTCCTCCCTGACCGCCAAGCGCGGTGAGTCCATCGATATGCCCGACCGCGACGTCGCTGTGGTTACCGCGGACGAGGCGCTTCTCCCTGTGCGCCCGCCATTCACGGATATTCTCGATTTTCCGCGCGGCGCGCGCGCCGGTTCCTGCCTGCACGAAATCTTTGAAGAGATCGACTTCGGTGCCACCGCAGCGCCGTGGGCGCGTGACCTGGTGGGGCGCAAGCTGCATCTGTACGGCTTCGACGCCCAATGGACGGCGGCGGTGCATGCCATGGTGGCGCGCGTTCTTGAGACCCCCCTGCCGGGCGCCTTCGGCCCCTTGCGCCTCGCCGAGATCCCCAGGGTGGAGCGTCTGGCGGAGCTGGAATTTCATTTCCCCGTCACGCGCCTCACCGCACCGGGCCTGAGCGAAATCCTTGCCCGCCATCTCGCCCCGGCAGCCGCCGCCGCTCCGGATCTGTCCCCGGCCCCCCTGGATTTCACCACCCTGCATGGATACGTCAAGGGCTATATCGACCTGGTGTTCTGTCACGACGGGCGCTACTACATCCTCGACTGGAAGTCCAATTACCTCGGTCCCCAGCGCGGCGATTACCGCCGGCCGTCCCTGACGCGGGCCATGGTTCGCGATGCCTACGTGCTGCAATATCACCTCTACAGCCTGGCCTTGCACCGCTGGTTGCGCGCCCGCCTGCCCGGGTACGATTACGAGACGCATTTCGGTGGGGTTTTCTATCTGTTCGTGCGCGGGATCGGCGCGCCGGGCGGCGAGGGATGCGGAATCTATCATGATCGGCCCGCCAGACGGCTGATCCTCGATCTGGACGGATTTCTGGGAGGGGCGCCATGA